From Camelina sativa cultivar DH55 chromosome 20, Cs, whole genome shotgun sequence, the proteins below share one genomic window:
- the LOC104769901 gene encoding O-acyltransferase WSD1-like: MHIGKGRMKNKEEEEPLSPMARVFQSPDIDICPIINIGFKTKINPDVVLDALRHNVYKHPRFSSKLSENGAKWIKTEVNVEDHVIVPYIDLEEICESGQSFVDDYCSRLTMTPLDRSRPLWDIHILNVKTADAEAVGVIRFNHALADGMSFISLVLACTHKTSNPNMLSTAIPSVKRRTTVPHSLEKTGWFSRVIFTIGSTMRLLWNTIVDVFLLAATLLFLKDTMTPLKGNANVRRNPRRFYHRTISLDDIKLIKNAMNMTINDVLLGITQAALSSYMNRQYLVSQEQDKKDELEDGSLLTSYLPDGIRFRAGCTVNLRSDIGFKPLAEMMEKDSKCRWGNYFSFIILPLSIGLETDPLVYLEKSKAIMDRKKHSYHAALAYLIIKIALKVLGAKAAVSVFNQHLLNITTCVSNVMGPMEEISFHGHPIAYISPSSYGHSQASLIHYTSYAGKVTITIGVDPTVIPDAHKICDDMEESLKTMKAVLSERGLL; the protein is encoded by the exons atgCACATAGGGAAAGGGAGAATGAAGaataaggaggaggaggagccgcTCAGCCCGATGGCGCGAGTATTCCAGTCGCCAGACATAGACATATGTCCCATCATCAACATTGGTTTCAAGACCAAAATTAATCCTGACGTTGTTCTTGATGCTTTGAGACATAATGTCTACAAGCATCCTCGTTTCTCAAGCAAACTG TCTGAAAATGGTGCAAAATGGATCAAGACCGAAGTCAATGTAGAAGATCATGTAATTGTACCATACATAGATCtagaagagatatgtgaaagtGGACAAAGCTTCGTCGATGATTATTGCTCACGTCTCACAATGACTCCTCTTGATAGATCAAGACCTTTGTGGGACATTCACATACTCAACGTCAAAACCGCTGATGCTGAAGCAGTCGGTGTAATCAGATTTAACCATGCGTTGGCAGATGGGATGTCCTTCATTTCCCTTGTGCTCGCATGTACCCATAAGACATCAAACCCAAACATGTTGTCTACTGCCATTCCTTCGGTGAAACGGCGAACCACAGTGCCGCATAGCCTTGAGAAAACTGGCTGGTTCTCAAGGGTAATATTCACCATTGGTTCTACAATGAGACTGCTTTGGAATACAATCGTAGATGTGTTCTTGCTTGCTGCGACGTTGTTGTTTTTAAAGGATACAATGACGCCACTGAAAGGCAATGCGAATGTCAGGAGAAATCCAAGGAGATTTTATCACCGAACTATCTCTCTGGATGACATTAAACTTATCAAGAATGCTATGAACATG ACTATCAACGATGTTCTACTCGGAATTACACAAGCTGCTCTTTCTAGCTATATGAATCGACAATATCTTGTTTCCCAAGAACAAGATAAGAAGGATGAGCTGGAGGATGGATCATTATTGACTTCATATCTTCCAGATGGTATACGGTTTCGTGCAGGTTGTACAGTAAATCTAAGGTCAGACATCGGGTTCAAG CCTTTGGCAGAAATGATGGAGAAGGATTCAAAATGCAGATGGGGAAACTACTTCAGTTTTATTATCTTACCGTTATCGATTGGTTTAGAAACCGATCCATTGGTTTATCTAGAAAAATCCAAAGCTATTATGGATCGGAAGAAGCACTCTTATCACGCTGCTCTAGCGTATTTGATTATCAAAATCGCCCTAAAAGTTTTAGGAGCTAAG GCAGCAGTATCAGTATTCAATCAACACTTGCTGAACATAACGACATGTGTTTCAAACGTTATGGGCCCTATGGAAGAAATCAGTTTCCATGGTCATCCCATCGCGTACATTTCTCCAAGCTCTTATGGACACTCACAG GCATCGTTGATACATTACACAAGTTATGCGGGGAAAGTGACAATCACGATAGGGGTTGATCCTACTGTAATACCCGATGCTCACAAGATTTGTGATGATATGGAAGAATCACTAAAAACAATGAAAGCTGTTCTCTCGGAAAGAGGGTTACTCTAA